In the Desulfitobacterium hafniense DCB-2 genome, CTCTGTCGTAATTCCTTAAGTTTGATATAATCGGTTAAATCACTGTGCATGGGCGTTATGGATACATAGCCTTCCTGCACAGCATAGAGGTCCGTTTCCTGGTCGACTTCCGGTGATACGGTGCCTGCCTGCCAGTAGTAGTCACGGCCATAGGGAGCTTGCCGATGTTCGAAGACATTCTCATAGACTGCTTTGCCCAGCTTCGTGACACGGACACCTTTCCACTCCTTCTCCGGCAAGGGTGGAATATTGATATTGATTAATCCCGGCCCCAGGCGGAGTTTCGGCAACGATAGGGCCACAAATTGGGCGGCCGGCTTATAGTCGACGGCAGAAAAGGAAGCTAAGGATACTGCTATGGCGGGGACTCCCAAAAGCACCCCTTCCATAGCTGCGGATACTGTCCCCGAATAAAAGACATCGGTCCCCAAATTGGGGCCGTTATTAATTCCGGAGATGACTAAATCAGGTTTGGGAATAATACTGCCTTGTATCGCCAATTTAACACAGTCGGCCGGTTTCCCACTGACCGCATAGCCGGTGCCGCGATCTAACGAGTGCTTCGTAATAAACAAAGGTTCAAACAAAGTGATCGAATGGCCTGTTGCCGATTTTTGACTATCCGGTGCCACAATGAAGACATCGTATCCTGCTTCAGCTAAGGTTGTATAGAGGGTTTGCAGCCCAGGGGCAAAATATCCGTCATCATTTGTCAATAGAATATGCATTGTTCACTCCAATTACTCAACTTCATAGATTGCCATGGTCATGGTATTTTCTTTTTTGCTAAGGCCGAACATCAGATTATGCTCTTTAAGATTTTTATTAAGG is a window encoding:
- the surE gene encoding 5'/3'-nucleotidase SurE: MHILLTNDDGYFAPGLQTLYTTLAEAGYDVFIVAPDSQKSATGHSITLFEPLFITKHSLDRGTGYAVSGKPADCVKLAIQGSIIPKPDLVISGINNGPNLGTDVFYSGTVSAAMEGVLLGVPAIAVSLASFSAVDYKPAAQFVALSLPKLRLGPGLININIPPLPEKEWKGVRVTKLGKAVYENVFEHRQAPYGRDYYWQAGTVSPEVDQETDLYAVQEGYVSITPMHSDLTDYIKLKELRQSLSLENPNK
- a CDS encoding YpmA family protein, with amino-acid sequence MDQKTGKIELIGTQKLKINPELYKVVDFLNKNLKEHNLMFGLSKKENTMTMAIYEVE